From the genome of Astatotilapia calliptera chromosome 3, fAstCal1.2, whole genome shotgun sequence:
AGTCTATCTCAAAAGTTCCAGAGGCTCAACCGCGACTCCAGCGGAGGCACAAAACAGTTCAATAACCCCCCAAAACTGTGGCGGGAGAAAAATAGTTCAGGCGGCCAGTAACTATAACACAAGAGTTCAGGTGGCCTACCTCGGGTCCCGTGAAAGCAACAGAATACTTCAAGCGGCCTGCCACAGGTGCAATGGCGGCGGCGTCGCATCAGCTCCGGCGGGCGGCCACGGATCCGGTGGCAGCAATGTGACAGCTCCGGTGGCCGGCCACGGGTCAAGTGGCAGCGGCGTTGCAGCTCCGGCGGGCAGCCAtgggtccggtggcggcggcgtTGCAGCTCCGGCGGCCGGCCATGGGCCCGGTGGCAGCGGCATCGCAACAGCTCCGGCGGCGGCCACGGGTCAGGTGGCAGCAGTGTGACAGCTCCAGTGGCcggccacgggtccggtggcggcggcgcTGCAACAGCTCCGGCAGGCGGCGGAGTAGAATGGCCCATAATCCCCGACGTGCTGGACGTTGACGGCGTGGACGGTGTGGAGGGCGTGGATCCTGCACACTGACCCCCTGCTAAGGCTGAGTGGGTCCCTCCGGCACGCCGATCTCCGGCTGTGGCTGAGCGGGTCCCTCCGGCACGCCAAGCCGCTCTCTTGATGGTGGGCGCTCCTCCCGCATGCCGAGCTCCCGCTCCAGCTCACAGAGCTCCTCCCGCACGCTGAGCTCCCGCTCCGGCTCACAGAGCTCCTCATCAGGCGGTGCGGGCTCCCGCTGCGGCTCGCCGCGCACCTCCGGCTGTGGCGCGGGCTCCacccgctcgctgagctcctgcttGGGCAGCGCGAGCCCctcccgctcgctgagctcctgctcgggcagcGCGAGCCCCTCCCGCTCACTGAGCTCCACAGTTGGGGTGCAGGCCCCTCCTTCAGCTCCGGCGCTCTCTCCTGCtgcggctcgctgagctccggcGCTCTCTCCTGCTGCGGCACGCCGAGCTCCTCTGCAGGCGGCGCGGGCTCctcccgctcgctgagctcctctgcAGGCGGCGCGGGCTCCTCCCGCTCACCGAGCTCCTCTACAGGCGGCGCGGGCTCctcccgctcgctgagctcctgctcgggcagcGCGAGCCCCTCCCGCTCGCTGACCTCCTGCTTGGGCAGCGCGAGCCCctcccgctcgctgagctcctctgcAAGCGACGCGGGCTCCTCCCGCTcactgagctcctccggctgcACTGCAGCTACGGATGGTTGAGCCGGTGGCGAAGATGGTGATACGGCATCCGCAGGCGGTGGAGATGATGGTAAAGTAGGTGATGTGGATAGTGAAGCCGAGAGTGCTGCACTCGTTGCAGACTGATGGGACGCTGGTGGAGTGGGTCCAGCCGGTGTATCGACCTCCGACACAATTGGCTGAGGAAAAGTCAGGGAACCTGGCAGTGGTGAGGCACGCCGGCGGCGCCAACGTCGCTTCCTAAACAATGCCGGGGCCGGCATGTCTGACTAAGGTTCCACCAGCCGGCCGGGcaggacagcagctgtgtggtttTGAGCTGCCGGTCCTTCGTCTGCTGACTCAGCAGATGCCGCGGGGGTGAGTGGAGATGTGGTGAGGTGCAGAGAGCGTGGGAACTGTTTCCCCCACAATGGAGGGTCCAACAAGTGAGCTGCAAGCGACGGTGGGGAAGCTATCTGcctatgaaaaaagaaacaggcagCAAGGGCTCCCAGGGAGGTCGCCACATCCGCCTCACCCGGACAGCCCAAACCAAAAAGCTCAAAGCTGGAACTTGCCCTCAGTATGGTTATAATCGAAATTAATCTCTTAATGTCCAAAAAGCTTACAGAAAAGGTGGTTGAAGACAGGAAAGTATCAAAAAATACGACCTGTATGTGTCTCTGATGTGGGTCTGCCGCCTGGATAATGCTCCGACAGTAATTCCAGAGCTGGGCGAGCAATTCCTCCTGTGAGACGGTCCTTGAGTCCACTGGGCCCATAATGGCTGGATTATTCTgtcacggtctgccagccagaccgtgacagaatGCTCACTGCTCCTTCTCGTCCCACACTCCTCCTGAGGGGAAAACAATAGAGGCAGCCGTTACACACTTGTCCCAGCAGGCATACACTCACACTTGACTGTGCTAGAAGACTGACGTGTAGTCAAACGCAATAATCCAGCGTCGGTGGAAGCTCCATCGCTCATCTAAATAGCTCCTCCGACGAGCCCAGATCAGGAGCAGGTGTGCGGCCAggacttcgggtgtggccagcccTCAAGTTAGGCCACGCCCCCAGGGCTGAAGGTGCCTGTAACTTGGCCACAGCAGAAaggcaatacacacacacatacctgcctACCTACAGATGTGCACAGGGGCAGTGCAGACAGCACAccaaatagtaataataataataataataataacaataacagtcATAGTCCCCACTGCCCACGGACCCCAAGTCCCCAGAGCCGTGTCCGTGACAGACAGTGTCAGTACGGTCAAAGTCAGTCTCAGCAGCGGTGTCGCTAGAGACAATGGGGGTTGTGTCAATAGCGTCACAGTCATTGTGGCCTGGGTCTGGAAGAGCAGGAGACAAGCTGCTGTCTGGGGGATTGAGATCCAAAGCTGCTGCAGCCTTTAGCTTTCATGTTTGCCAGGTAAAGCTGTGGCCCAGGTGTAGAATGGTTGCAGGTTTGCAACATGAAAAACTCCAACTTTCTCTCCAGTGTCCACTGTGGTGAGAGAGATTCACATCAGACATCCTCTTAGAGATACAGTAGGGATCATTGTAAAGGAGGGCCAACTTTGCAGAAAAGTTGGATGATGCATCCGATTTCGGGTGAGACTTCAACCATACAAGGCCTGGTTGAACGGCTGCTGCTTATCAAACATGACAGTGTTCATACAACCCGTAACATTGCAAAGGGTTTCTGGAGGAGTAAAACATATAAAGCCGTCTCTCTCCATGCATTTGAGTGCAAGCATGTTGCTCCCATAAGTCACAGGCTGTGTCTGAATTCAGGGGAAGGATGCTTAAAATGCCATATTTGGATGAAATGACGTGACAAGGGCTGTCCGAATTCAAAGTGCACTGTATCCTTCGTGTCCTACTATATCCCAGGATTCATTGCGGGTCATAGAGGAGATTTGTTTCTGATAACGATGGTGGTCGaagcaggagaggaaaacaCTTTCAAATGTAAGTATATGAAAATCTGGTTCTACAAAAgttaaaaccataaatttcacagcgGAGCCTCAACTTttgtggcccggtaccaaacgactcacggaccgctGCTTTACAGAACCTGTGATGTCCAGACGGTGTTCCTCTGGTGGTTTCATGATGTCTTTTGTATCATCAAAAGCTTTGTAAAATGAACATTTGCTGAAACACTGCCAACAACAACATTAAGGATTTTCATGATATCTTCAAGACAGTCATTGGTCAAACTGTGTTTGAGCTTGAGTGCCAGAAATAGTAGTTGTGTCAGGGCGCTTTGTGCAGGCAAgcggagaggaggatccaaacgcagaaCTCTGACACTAACTtgaaactcaaaaacctcagctttattgctggtacgaaaacaaaacatgaagtgaacaCGGAATAtggagaacagaaacacacaggcataatctgatggtacgacgcgacaccgagcatgggaaaacacagggcttaaatacacagggtagtaatgagggaatgggcaacagaagggagacacagctgggggagatcaGGGCCAACGAGACGGGGAAGCTAAGCTGCACActctaacataagacaaagactttcacaataagacaggaaacaagaattACTAAACTAGATGCAGAcatgacactgagagacagactagacactgaacagaaactgcaacacacatgagaacccaaaacctaagaactgatccctcaccaagaataacagaaacagatctataatgataataattaacaaagcaccagaacatcagaaaaaaatccataatgcaaaaataaaccaaaactcaaaatactgggtccaacggacccagaaccgtgacaagtTGGTTTTGCTCTTTAGTTTGACCTGAATCCACTGGGACCTCTATCTGAACAGGACCTGCAGTGCACTCTCCTTCATTAGTCATCAGCAGAGTTCTGTCTTCTGGAAGGGTGTCTGGGATTTCCTTGAAAAGAGAAGAAGGAGAGAATTATGGGTCCTGTAAACATCACATTATAAATCTTCAGTGTAAGAGCATTAGCCTAGTGGATTACAGCAGACATTTGAAATTGGCCTTATTCACTAACTGTGCACTATTTGACATGTCCATTCAGTCTTGCCAAAATCTAAGTGTGCTCTGGCTGTCCAAGATTAACTCTCAAAATGAATGCTTAGTGCTTTCTTTCATGATAAATTCTGTAAGAATATATGATTGCAGTAGAAAGTAGGAATTACCGTAAAAATCATAATTAGAACAATGattacttgttttatttttttcttgttcaatGAGCTAATACAtgaatattctttaaaaaataatatgtttAGAAATGTCATGAtctttttgatttcatttcttgACTTGAAAATTCAACTAACTCTTGTGTACTTATTTCGACAAATCTATAGTCCTATATTCATAATAAATTGAATTTAGGTTTAtgcattaaatgtgttttcattacagTTAACCCAAAATGTTTGTATTCCAACACTAACCTTAAAAAGAGACCAATAAGATGGTCATTTATTATTTGGTATAACTGAAGTAATTAAATGCTAAGGGATAAGATAAAATGGATAATAagataaaaggaataaaactttattttggtaATCATCACCCTCAAGTTGTTCTGAACCTGTTTCTTTGTTCTgttgaacacaaaaaaagatattttcaaGAATGTTGGTAACCAGTTTCTTGTCCCTACTGACTTCCATAGGATTGTTATTTTATACTATGTCCATACTATGTCAATGGGGACCAGCAACTGTTTGGTTATCaacattattttatgttaaCCTTTCCAAAATGGACTTTCCTGTTGCATCATTTTTTGACAATGATTTTTAGGCTTTTCCCAAAAATCGTTGGTTTTCTTCAAACTACGTGACATCCATTATTTCCTAACATTACGTAGTCCATATATATCCAATATGATTTTACACCCTCAATAAATACAAAGTATGACctagtaacagaaaaaaaaatctgatatttcAATAAGGAACAGTCAGCATTTCACAAACATTACACTTGTTTTGAGAGAGTGAAAGCTATCACAAAAGGACAGAAGCTGTAGCTACCTAGTGAAACTTTTTTCTGCTCTCCATTATTTATGGAAGCATCACTTCATTCATTattgcagacaaaacaaaaaagagacaaatcaaataaaaacttcaaaatgctacaaacaaaaataagcataagaaaactgtaaaaaaaaaaaaaacctgttgaaTTTTAGTGGTATTTGATGAGGGTGTTGACTGAGCATCCACCCATCTCTAAAGAAACAACAGTTTCATGTGTGACTGATGGTGCCAACAGTAGCACATGAGGAAGTGAGGCTGATACAGTGACTTTGTAAACACTCTCACATTACAGCAAATATTATAATGATACTTCTCTCATGACAACTTGCCATCTACAACTAACTATTTTCCCATAAGGGGGAAGATGGTCTCCAGAGCTGGCACATTCATGAGCTTTCTCTTTAAGGTGTAAACTGTAGTAGGataaatgatacattttctCACAATCAGCTTCTTGTATGGACttacaaatatttacaaatacaaacacgttttcagtttttgcagTTGATGTTAAAATCATTCAATCCAAGCTGTAACTTGCTTGGTGCATCACAATGACCAAGCCATGTTATGCTATGTGTaaatgatgcttttctttgagTTGCTGCAATGAAACTTTGTCAAATCAAATCGTATCAAATCTGATTTGCTTTCAAagtgtttgtttccttttttttaaactgtctatTTTATGGCTATTCTTTATTGATCTGTTACCCATTTtaggtattttgttttttatagaaaTACTCCGAAATCATCATGAAGCACTTGGGTGTGACACTGAGACCAGTGGAGAAACATACATGGGAACAAGACTGACGGGGAGATAGAAAGAGAACACCGAATGCAGAGACAAGACTAAATGGAAAGGATAAGGCTGACTAAACATGGGGCATGGAAATTCCCCTGTTCTGTGCTCCATGATAACAGAAACCTACAGACTAGAAAACAAAACTAGGAAGACCtaagaaaacaaatataaacagagGGATCACAACTGTAAACCAAAACGAGGAACAGAACCTTAACCATAGAACATTAAACAACCCAGAATCAAAAGTCCAGACACATTTACACTGGGCCAAAGACCCAGGAGCGTGACATCTTTGTTGACCGGCAGTCAATAAATGAAACGAAACATCCATGAAATTCAAGCTGGGTGGAGAGAATTGCGTAAGGTTGGTAAAGACAGGGGTAGTGAAGCATGGAATCAAAACATACTTAAGTATTTTTAGTGCATCTCTTCCTGGtattgaaatgtaaatataagAAAGTGTATATAAGTGCTCATCTCTACATGGGGGTGAAGCTACAGGCTGACACTTGAAAGAGGAGAAGACATTCTACAGACAGGTATGTTACAAATATGCTGAGGATCTTCTATCCTTTCTTTATCAAACTGCTAATCActtttgttaatgtgtttcttacaGAGACACTAAATATCATCATGAAGCTGCTGACTGCATCTGCACTTCTCTGTGCAATGATGGCTCTGACCGCTGCTCAGGGTAAGTATAAAAGTATGTAACTAGTATCATACTGAATGTTGTGCATGTCAATGGGCTATATACAGCTGTCCAAATAATAAgatctatttttaaatacatgtttttaaaaatagaaatctaaaggaagaaaatgacacattttccaGTTGAAATTTGTTGAAAAGTAAAACTATTGCCAATAAAACACAAGTTAATGACCATGATTATAATTATTCCAGTAAAGGGGGAATTGAGTCAGCATTTTGTCACACAATatgtttgctttgtctttagATGAGTGCTATGTTCTCAAGAAGTCCTCATCATGTCCCGCTGGTTGGACTGAGTCCAACAACAAATGTTACTTCTATGTTTCTACAGCCTTACCCTGGGGTGATGCTCAGGTAATAACATCAGGACTCACCAGTTACTGTGACTGTGTTTCTTTGATTCTTTAATATTTGGATAAGACcttataataatatttttttaatattatattaaacatttttatattgacaattattaaaatgttatcAAAGCCAATGTAGTGTTAAAATTTGTCTAAAATTATAATAGTATGTATTGATCATTGTTAATGTTatcatttattgaattttaataaTGCTATCATTTGTtctaatatgtatgtatgtcaTATATGGCTTTACTTTTTAACAAGTAAACAGTAACAATATATTAGTAAAcaagaaatacaaacaaagaagcaaacaaactaaagtCTCCAGTTTCACGTTCCTACAATTTATGCCATGGATAAATCACCAGTCAATTTTTGCTTCGATTAAAACCAGTTCTTATATGTACTGTGAAATATGCATCCAAGCTTATAATagcaaatattatttttttaatttataaaaataatgcTAATTATTGCAGTAAATGGTTTAAGCCACCAACATTAACTGCATGAAATAATTCTGAATGATAAATGATTGTAAGTGTATTAATCATTAGTCCTTTCAAtataatactttttaaaaaacgttACTTTTTATTACTTGTTGAATGGTAAGCTATTAATAAAAGGTCAGATAATTAAAATCAATAATTTTGTCAGTCAATGTAAATATTTCTTagtatgttttattattatttgtatgtttgtggTGGTGTAATCATGAAGGTTGTTTTATAAATCTTCTGTAactcttctgtctttttgtttacTGTAGAGAAACTGTCAGTCCATGAGTGCAAACCTTGCATCTGTACAGAGCCTTGGGGAATACCAGCTGATTCAGAGGGTGATATCTGATGGGAGTAGAGCTAATGGACGAACATGGATTGGTGGTTCTGATGGTCAACAGGTATGCCAGTCTGCCAGTTAAAACATAAATCTATCCACTggatattttacttatttttcactcttatttttttttcattgccatataattccatatatcttgtttcatatatttgatATCTTCAGTTTGTATCTACAATGTCGGTAGTAGTGAAAGTAAAGACAAACCAATAAATGTGTGTCCAAACTTGGTAGTCGATGTATAATGTTAAAATGTAGTTTCgttaaaaaatgatttcttatttttaacttttttctgttctgtaGGAGGGTTATTGGTTTTGGATCGATGGAACACGTTTCCAATACACAAACTGGTGTCGGGGGGAGCCTAACAACATGGGGGGCAATGAGCAATGCATGGAAATGAATTTTCCAGGTATAAAATTGTACATAATATATACAAGTGCTATTGTCATTATacataaaaccaaaaaagaccaaaacatttttctcatatATTCTATATTTTTGTGTCCATGCAACAAAAATTTCGGTTAAAGTTGATTTTTGGTGCTTACAGGAGACCTGTGTATGAATGATCAGTCTTGCCAGGACCGATTCCCTTCTGTCTGCATTAAGAGTAAGTGATGATTCCTGGGCTGAGATGAAGACACGtcatctgaaaaagaaagaaatcttctCATATATCACTcaaaatatctgttttcacatctttacctttttcttttgctgtaacGATGCATAAGGAATGAAGCGACAAGTGACATAAAATAGTGTGATTGTGTCTTTTAAAAGCAGCAATTGAAATGTGTAATGGAAAGAATGCTTTTagcaaaaacttaaaaacaaaactttttttctcttctgcatcATTAAACTATTAAGCATTGAATCAAACTGGTCTGTGagtatctgtgtttttgtgtaacaTTATGTAagctttcagttcagtttttaaacaCTCACTGATTAGATTAACTGACTGATAGATTAACCCACGTATAAATCTGCTTGAAACTACACCAATTTCTCTTGAAATTACTTTaatctttttaatctgtttgcTTCTGTGTCCTCCATCTAATTCTTGCTTTTGATGGCATGAGCACACACGACCA
Proteins encoded in this window:
- the LOC113019017 gene encoding ladderlectin-like gives rise to the protein MKLLTASALLCAMMALTAAQDECYVLKKSSSCPAGWTESNNKCYFYVSTALPWGDAQRNCQSMSANLASVQSLGEYQLIQRVISDGSRANGRTWIGGSDGQQEGYWFWIDGTRFQYTNWCRGEPNNMGGNEQCMEMNFPGDLCMNDQSCQDRFPSVCIKSK